The genomic stretch TCAGAAAAATGGACACTAATTGTGGACTGGgaaatttcatttcaaattcatGTACTACTAGATTGCATGCGGTCCAGCTTATAAGGTAAGACTTTTCATGCTGACCATTCACCTAGAAATGTGTCAACTTAATCAGATGCCATAGATATTGGCTGAAGAAAAGGTGTGTTGGGAGTTTGCAACAAGCCCTACTTCACATCCACAAAGTAAGGATTACAGAAGAAATTTTAACAACAGAACATGAGAGCAAATTATGCACACAAGGACCTTCTGTACAAATCAAGAAGATCTCTGGATACTTTATTGGATCTGTTTTGTGCCATAGCAACCTGTAAAGAAACAGTCCATGATTAATAAAATGCTGAACTTAGATCAAACAAAAAGTTACGGTTTCTATCACGAGAAAAGAACTGATTGCATGCCTCTCCTGCTTGACAGGATCCACCAGATGTCAACATCAAGCAGTCCTCTGGAAGATGTCCAGGCTTCTTGCACTTCCAACTACAACAGAGAACTCCCCAGTATGAGATCCAGATGCAATAGAAGTTCAACATCCGAGTCTTGGCGAATCAGATATTAACTGCTTGCAAATTTCACAAAAGTGCATAAATAGCTGATTATACCATTCATAAGTGCAAAGCCCAGATATCTTCTTTGACCAGCGATGCCTATCATAATCCCATGTGTCCCCTCCAGATTCAGGCACCTCCAACGTACATCGACGTGTAGATAATGGTGCAACTTGGAGTTGCTCACTTTGGGGGCCCTGGAAGTAGGTTTTAAGTCAAAACTCGAATGGAAGATaatgaatcaaaataatatgTGTATTGTTAgaccaagagaaagaagaaCCTTTTGGAACTTAATCTTCTGAAGAAGTTGAGCTTTGCACTCTATGCTGCATATATCGTCATCAGTCTACAATGACAATAGGTCACAAACTTAATCAGGTACTAAAAGTTATTCCTAGAGGGCACAGAAGCAAAGTAAATCCTAGATGCCTCACCTCATTGCATATGTACTCCCCATAATTTCCACATATAACGCATACAGGTTCTCCTGGAGCAGGATACCTCTGTTCATATTGTGTCTTGATATGATCAGCTTCCTCTGTGCTAGCTAAGAAAGTCAGAGATCAATAACTTAGCGGTCCACATAAGAGATCAATAACTCATTATTAGGAATACTGCAATGATTTTGTCCCCATATGCACAAGTTTTAGCAGGAAATAATATATCCTGCAGCACTCATTATGAGAAACACCAGCAGATTATATGTGTATCTAATAGTCATTTAGAGGTCTCTAGGATTCAGGTTTCACCAATTCCATTGCACAGTACATTCACTTGCTCAACCACTAAAgcaaaataaattgtttcctTGCCATCAAAAGAACTTCTGCATATATAATCAGCAGCAAAATTGATCTCCTTATGGTCTACACATCTTATCACCTCAGGATACAGCATATTAACCATCAGCTCCCTAGAGGATTGTCCTGAAATTTGGAGATCTAAATTTCAAGGGAAAGGCATTCATGTGACTGAATTGGTAAAGAACAGTGataattttaatgagaaattccTTCTGGTGATGCTGGTATATTTCAGGTTTAGCATTATCACTAAGCTGCATTCCGATCTACATCTTTTATTCCATATCAGGTTCATCATGTAGTTCAACACTGTTAAATCTGTTTAGGATTTGCTTCTAACCAGAAACTGGAAAGTACTTCATTTCGCTGCTAGGATTGGAGGGCTCTTCCGAAACACTTGAAGTATCTCGGTCCTCTCCACAATCAGAAGAACTACTTTCATCGCCTGCACATTAGAACATTCCTTATAAAGATTATAATACATGTTTTTAAGTTGCAAAAATGCAAGTGCCCCTATACAAATAAGAGGAAGCTACTAACTTAAAGTATGTGTAAGAGGAAGCTACTATACAAGTGCCCCTATACAAATAAGAGGAAGCTACTAACTTAAAGTATGtgtaataaaagaaataatactcctacaaaTTTCTTAGTAATAGTTAGAATGTTGTTAACAAGTTCTAGAAAAATTCACATGTCAAACAAAACATCATACTGGTGCAAACCGGATTTTCAGGATCCATTACACCACTTTATCATAAATCAGGCAGAATCCTAAAGCCAACATTGCATACTGTTCATGGCATGCATAACCCTAATTCAGGGAAACTTAGCTACCTCAACCAAATTCAGTCGGAAAGCAAATCAAAGATATCATGCAGAGCTTTATGTTGCTAACTAGGTGATCTAGTGGTTCTTGCTCTCACGGAACTatggaatggaagtgggaagatagccaatatattttattactcTGGTAAGCCCAGCAAAGGGACCCCGATTAAGATATTTAGCATCATATGTAGAAATCAGACTCTCAATTGGAATGCACAAACTTACTCTCATACCCCACCAACTTTAAAGCTGAGCTTGAATTTTCCTGTAAAGACAAAATCTCATCAATTTGCATAATTAGAACCAAACAGAAGAAAAAGGATACACAAAATCAGCAGAAGTGAAATAGACAGCTGACATCACCAGCACATCAGCAGTTAACTGTTGGTAAGGTTGGGAAGCATTAGCTTCGTTCCTGTTCATCCAGaagtaattaatttaatagCAAATTTACACAAAATTAAACAACCAAAATGAAAGATTTATCACAATCAACACAACAAGCAGCATTTTCATGAACAAACAATTCATTCATGAGGTCAAGTTGGTAGcaaaattaactaaaaaaattgacCTCCGTTTTTCAATATACTCATGGTGGGACATGGGGCCATCATGTTCTTTCACAACAATTGAGTGATGAGGCGGCGGCTCCTCACGCCGTCGCTTTCTTTTCGGAGTGGTGAGTGGCTCTTCCAAAGGAGTATGGCCGGTGACAATGTTGTAAGCtgaaaattgaagaacaatCGATGAATTGAGACAACCAACAATGAAAGAAATAGACGATGGTGAAGGTTGTGGAATTGGGAGTTACAATTGAGATTTTGAAGGACGGAATTCAGGTTTAATTTCTTGTTGTATGTATATGAGGGATTCTTGTA from Salvia splendens isolate huo1 chromosome 4, SspV2, whole genome shotgun sequence encodes the following:
- the LOC121799325 gene encoding uncharacterized protein LOC121799325; protein product: MATPSNFYKNPSYTYNKKLNLNSVLQNLNSYNIVTGHTPLEEPLTTPKRKRRREEPPPHHSIVVKEHDGPMSHHEYIEKRRNEANASQPYQQLTADVLENSSSALKLVGYESDESSSSDCGEDRDTSSVSEEPSNPSSEMKYFPVSASTEEADHIKTQYEQRYPAPGEPVCVICGNYGEYICNETDDDICSIECKAQLLQKIKFQKGPQSEQLQVAPLSTRRCTLEVPESGGDTWDYDRHRWSKKISGLCTYECWKCKKPGHLPEDCLMLTSGGSCQAGEVAMAQNRSNKVSRDLLDLYRRCHQIGKNFLNARCNTCRGSTTLAACLGCKNNFCDCAGHLSEHITENPIHQQFYSYKLNRLVKCCKSTCRVTSIKDLLACHYCFDKAFDKFYDMYSATWKPAGLSIIGNSICCEDHFEWHRMNCLNANVEDNAYILKNKNVRDMKRVQLSDFIF